A stretch of Trichomycterus rosablanca isolate fTriRos1 chromosome 8, fTriRos1.hap1, whole genome shotgun sequence DNA encodes these proteins:
- the rnf20 gene encoding E3 ubiquitin-protein ligase BRE1A, translating to MSAQKRPCDPSGSSGGPPEKRRDREGGDAGEGLSSGASTAVETVIKLGGVANSEEQDIKALQVKNRKLGEALDQRQVIEDELRERVERLETRQATDDASLLILNRYWNQFDENMRSIARRYDQSGKEPAESQPGEGRSLKPGTPELDGDSNQERAKDKGEGAISFLAILASSSTEEMEAELQERVESSRKQAGSVVEVYESWKSAVDQLKKDLVSGTDSGLWEVGARLNALLRDENERLRQLTDDLKQKHSHMTSESRSLARAATRAEKRIGELQVSVEELQWDTEKIRRRENRLNTHLSEVLERVNSKGYKVCGEASSVCGTITINKRKFEDMNSELEENRELAENRLSELQKLQQDLQTVVQENNNMKTELMSRAEGVVKDTAEYRCLQSQFSVLYNESLVLKAQLDETRVRLNTTRASRLRQLDHMENDEVSLQHKVRTEVIQLEDTLAQVRKEYEMLRIEFEQTLAANEQAGPINREMRHLISTLQNHNQQMKGEVVKYKLRLREAQQELNQLRSAKGNPVAQSRPSTEADIKEEPGSHVAPASSGDTTVKAGPDSGSTTPTIAAAVKIEPGTEPEPAVKEEEKEKEKEKEQKERERPPRVSAPVKEEKAATSGGQSDDPPPERYAPVGAPKRKEMEQLKVVRVELKKAQESQREMKLLLDMYRSAPKEQRDKVQLMAAEKKSKAEAEELRQRLRDLEERERREGKKMADEEALRKIRLVEEQIDVLNKKLSLAKQEEDALLSEMDVTGQAFEDMQEQNIRLMQQLREKDDANFKLMSERIKSNQIHKLLKEEKEELADQMLTLKTQVDAQMQVVRKLEEKERLLQGTVSAAERELGLRTQALDMNKRKAQDSTQQSEEMRAQLESVQQRLKEVRAEVVENSISREKESFNARRAQEDISKLRRKIETAKKPAESMRNGDEILNEEINEYKARLTCPCCNSRVKDAVLTKCFHVFCFECVKTRYDTRQRKCPKCNAAFGANDFHRIYIG from the exons atGTCTGCTCAGAAGAGGCCTTGTGATCCCAGCGGCTCCTCCGGCGGCCCACCTGAGAAGCGACGGGATCGAGAGGGAGGAGATGCAGGAGAGGGTCTCAGCTCGGGGGCGAGCACTGCTGTGGAGACGGTCATCAAACTGGGGGGCGTCGCCAACTCG GAGGAGCAGGACATTAAAGCACTGCAGGTGAAAAACAGAAAGCTGGGAGAGGCCCTGGACCAAAGACAG GTTATCGAAGATGAGTTGAGGGAGAGAGTCGAGAGGCTTGAGACTCGCCAGGCTACCGACGATGCCAGTCTCCTCATCCTCAACAGATACTGGAACCAG TTCGACGAGAATATGAGGTCGATTGCGCGGCGCTACGACCAATCAGGAAAAGAGCCTGCGGAAAGCCAGCCTGGTGAGGGGCGGAGCCTGAAGCCTGGCACGCCTGAGCTGGATGGAGACTCCAATCAGGAGCGAGCCAAGGACAAGG GTGAGGGAGCGATTTCCTTTCTCGCCATCCTGGCCAGCAGCAGCACCGAGGAGATGGAGGCAGAGCTGCAGGAGAGAGTGGAGTCCAGTCGTAAACAGGCTGGCTCTGTGGTAGAGGTTTATGAGAGCTGGAAGAGCGCTGTGGATCAGCTGAAGAAGGACCTGGTGTCTGGCACAG ACAGCGGTCTGTGGGAGGTCGGCGCTCGGCTGAACGCCCTGCTGAGAGACGAGAACGAGCGGCTTCGTCAGCTGACCGACGACCTCAAGCAGAAGCATAGTCACATGACCAGCGAG TCTCGCTCTCTGGCCCGCGCCGCCACCCGTGCCGAGAAGAGAATCGGCGAGCTTCAGGTGTCCGTAGAGGAGCTGCAGTGGGACACGGAGAAGATCCGGCGCAGGGAAAACCGCCTCAACACTCACCTGAGCGAGGTCCTGGAGAGG GTGAACAGTAAAGGCTATAAGGTGTGTGGCGAGGCCAGCAGTGTGTGTGgcaccatcaccatcaacaAGAGAAAG TTTGAGGACATGAACAGTGAGCTGGAGGAGAACAGGGAGCTGGCGGAGAACCGGCTCAGTGAGCTGCAAAAACTACAGCAGGACCTACAGACAGTCGTCCAGGAGAACAATAACATGAAG ACGGAGCTTATGTCCAGAGCCGAGGGCGTGGTCAAGGACACGGCCGAGTATCGCTGCCTGCAGTCTCAGTTCTCGGTCCTTTATAACGAATCTTTGGTCCTGAAGGCCCAACTGGACGAGACCAGAGTCCGTCTGAACACCACTCGGGCCTCCCGTCTCCGCCAGCTCGACCACATGGAG AACGACGAGGTCTCTCTGCAGCATAAAGTCCGTACCGAGGTGATTCAGCTGGAGGACACGCTGGCTCAGGTACGTAAGGAATACGAGATGCTGAGGATCGAGTTCGAGCAAACGCTCGCTGCGAACGAGCAAGCAG GCCCTATAAATCGGGAGATGCGCCACCTCATCAGCACCCTTCAGAACCACAATCAGCAGATGAAGGGCGAGGTGGTCAAATACAAGCTCAGGCTGAGGGAGGCTCAGCAGGAGCTAAACCAG CTCCGTTCTGCCAAGGGTAATCCCGTCGCCCAATCACGGCCGAGCACGGAGGCGGACATCAAAGAAGAACCAGGGTCACATGTCGCGCCGGCCAGCTCTGGTGATACCACGGTGAAAGCAGGACCTGATAGTGGATCGACCACGCCCACAATTGCTG CGGCGGTAAAGATCGAGCCCGGAACAGAACCAGAACCCGCCGTGAAGGAAGAAGAGAAGGAGAAGGAGAAGGAGAAGGAGCAGAAAGAACGAGAACGCCCGCCTCGCGTGAGCGCGCCGGTAAAAGAAGAGAAGGCGGCCACTAGCGGCGGCCAGTCGGACGACCCGCCGCCCGAGCGCTACGCCCCCGTCGGAGCGCCGAAAAGAAAGGAGATGGAGCAGCTGAAGGTGGTCAGGGTGGAGCTCAA GAAGGCGCAGGAGTCCCAGAGAGAGATGAAGCTCCTGCTGGACATGTATCGCTCCGCCCCGAAAGAACAGAGGGACAAAGTGCAGCTCATGGCTGCTGAGAAAAAGTCCAAggctgag GCGGAGGAGCTGCGCCAGCGCCTGCGGGACCTGGAGGAGAGGGAGAGGAGAGAGGGGAAGAAGATGGCCGACGAGGAGGCTCTGCGAAAGATCCGCCTGGTGGAGGAGCAGATCGACGTTCTCAACAAGAAGCTCTCCCTCGCCAAGCAG GAGGAAGACGCCCTGCTGAGCGAGATGGACGTCACCGGGCAGGCCTTCGAGGACATGCAGGAGCAGAACATCCGCCTGATGCAGCAGCTGCGCGAGAAAGACGACGCCAACTTCAAACTCATGAGCGAGCGCATCAAGTCCAACCAGATCCACAAACTCCTgaaggaggagaaggaggagcTGGCCGATCAGATGCTCACCCTAAAAACGCAG GTCGACGCTCAGATGCAGGTTGTGAGGAAGCTGGAGGAGAAGGAGCGCCTCCTGCAGGGCACCGTCAGCGCGGCGGAGAGAGAACTGGGCCTGCGCACACAGGCCCTGGACATGAACAAGCGCAAG GCGCAGGACTCGACGCAGCAGTCGGAGGAAATGCGAGCTCAGCTGGAGTCCGTGCAGCAGAGACTGAAGGAGGTTCGAGCGGAGGTGGTCGAGAACAGCATCTCCAGAGAGAAGGAGTCCTTTAACGCCCGCCGGGCACAG GAGGACATCTCCAAACTGCGCCGAAAAATCGAAACTGCCAAGAAACCCGCAGAGAGCATGCGCAACGGCGACGAGATCCTCAACGAGGAGATTAACGAGTACAAG GCCCGCCTGACGTGTCCGTGCTGCAACTCTCGCGTGAAGGACGCCGTGCTGACCAAGTGCTTTCACGTCTTCTGCTTCGAGTGCGTGAAGACGCGCTACGACACCCGCCAGAGGAAATGCCCCAAGTGCAACGCCGCCTTCGGGGCCAACGATTTCCACCGCATCTACATCGGCTAG